One Canis lupus familiaris isolate Mischka breed German Shepherd chromosome 20, alternate assembly UU_Cfam_GSD_1.0, whole genome shotgun sequence genomic region harbors:
- the LRRC8E gene encoding volume-regulated anion channel subunit LRRC8E, with protein MIPVAEFKQFTEQQPAFKVLKPWWDVLAEYLTVAMLMIGVFGCTLQVTQDKIICLPSHEPRENLSEAPCQQLLPRGVSEQMAGLREVSGLKNNLDLQQYSFINQLCYETALHWYAKYFPYLVVIHTLIFMVCTSFWFKFPGTSSKIEHFISILGKCFDSPWTTRALSEVSGENHKGPAAGRVTATVEASAGPGKANEGEKEKVLVEPEKVVTEPPAVTLLDKKEGEQAKALFEKVKKFRVHVEEGDILYTMYIRQTVLKVCKFFAILVYNLVYVEKISFLVACRVETSEVTGYASFCCNHTKAHLFSKLAFCYISFVCVYGLTCLYTLYWLFHRPLKEYSFRSVREETGMGDIPDVKNDFAFMLHLIDQYDSLYSKRFAVFLSEVSESRLKQLNLNHEWTPEKLRQKLQRNARGRLELALCMLPGLPDTVFELSEVEALRLEAICDITFPPGLSQLVHLQELSLLHSPARLPFSLQIFLRDRLKVICVKCEELRDVPLWVFGLRGLEELHLEGLFPPELARAAALESLRELKQLKALSLRSNASKVPASVTDVAGHLQRLSLHNDGARLLALNSLKKLAALRELELVACGLERIPHAIFSLGALQELDLRDNHLRSIEEILSFQHCRKLVTLKLWHNQIAYVPEHVRKLRGLEQLYLSHNKLETLPTQLGMCSGLRLLDISHNGLRSLPPELGLLQNLQHLALSYNALEALPDELFFCRKLRTLLLGYNHLSQLSSQVGALRALSRLELKGNRLEALPEELGNCVGLKKVGILVEDTLYEGLPAEVREKLEEE; from the coding sequence gtGACACAGGACAAGATCATCTGTCTGCCCAGTCACGAACCCCGGGAGAATTTATCAGAGGCCCCATGCCAGCAACTGCTGCCACGGGGGGTCTCCGAGCAGATGGCGGGCCTTCGGGAGGTAAGCGGCCTCAAGAACAACCTGGACCTGCAGCAGTACAGCTTCATTAACCAGCTCTGCTACGAGACAGCCCTCCACTGGTACGCCAAGTACTTCCCCTACCTGGTCGTCATTCACACGCTCATCTTCATGGTCTGCACCAGCTTCTGGTTCAAGTTCCCTGGCACCAGCTCCAAGATCGAGCACTTCATCTCCATCCTGGGCAAATGTTTCGACTCGCCATGGACCACACGGGCCCTGTCTGAGGTCTCTGGGGAGAACCATAAGGGCCCCGCCGCTGGACGGGTGACGGCCACCGTGGAGGCCTCCGCGGGACCAGGAAAAGCTAATGAGGGTGAGAAGGAAAAGGTGCTGGTGGAGCCTGAGAAGGTGGTGACGGAGCCACCAGCCGTCACCCTGTTGGATAAGAAGGAGGGTGAACAGGCCAAAGCCCTGTTTGAGAAGGTCAAGAAGTTCCGTGTGCATGTGGAGGAGGGGGACATCTTGTATACCATGTACATCCGGCAAACGGTGCTCAAGGTCTGCAAGTTCTTTGCCATCCTGGTCTACAACCTTGTCTACGTGGAGAAGATCAGTTTCCTGGTGGCCTGCAGGGTAGAGACGTCGGAGGTCACGGGCTACGCCAGCTTCTGCTGCAACCACACCAAGGCCCACCTCTTCTCCAAGCTGGCTTTCTGCTACATCTCCTTCGTGTGCGTCTATGGGCTAACCTGTCTCTACACGCTCTACTGGCTCTTCCATCGGCCCCTCAAGGAGTACTCCTTCCGTTCTGTGCGGGAGGAGACCGGCATGGGTGACATACCCGACGTCAAGAATGACTTTGCTTTCATGCTACATCTCATCGACCAGTATGACTCCCTCTACTCCAAGCGCTTCGCCGTCTTCCTCTCCGAAGTCAGCGAGAGCCGCCTGAAGCAGCTCAACCTGAACCACGAGTGGACGCCTGAGAAGCTGCGGCAGAAGCTGCAGCGCAACGCCCGGGGCCGGCTCGAGCTGGCCCTCTGCATGCTCCCGGGGCTGCCGGACACCGTCTTCGAGCTCAGCGAGGTGGAAGCCCTCCGGCTGGAGGCCATCTGTGATATCACCTTCCCCCCCGGCCTCTCGCAGCTGGTGCACCTGCAGGAGCTCAGCCTGCTCCACTCGCCTGCCAGGCTGCCCTTCTCGCTGCAGATCTTCCTGCGGGACCGCCTGAAGGTCATCTGCGTCAAGTGCGAGGAGCTCCGCGACGTGCCCCTGTGGGTGTTTGGGCTGCGTGGCCTGGAGGAGCTGCACCTCGAGGGGCTCTTCCCCCCGGAGCTGGCTCGGGCAGCGGCCCTAGAGAGCCTCCGGGAGCTGAAGCAGCTCAAGGCGCTGTCTCTGCGGAGCAATGCCAGCAAGGTGCCGGCCAGCGTGACTGACGTGGCCGGGCACCTGCAGCGGCTTAGTCTGCACAACGACGGGGCCCGCCTGCTGGCCCTGAACAGCCTTAAGAAGCTGGCGGCACTGCGGGAGCTGGAGCTGGTGGCCTGCGGGCTGGAGCGCATCCCCCATGCCATCTTCAGCCTGGGCGCGCTGCAGGAACTTGACCTCAGGGACAACCACCTGCGGTCCATTGAAGAGATCCTCAGCTTCCAGCACTGTCGCAAGCTGGTCACGCTCAAGCTGTGGCACAACCAGATCGCTTACGTCCCTGAGCACGTGCGCAAGCTCCGGGGCCTGGAGCAGCTCTACCTCAGCCACAACAAGCTGGAGACCCTGCCCACCCAGCTCGGCATGTGCTCCGGCCTCCGCCTGCTGGACATCTCCCACAATGGGCTACGCTCCCTGCCGCCCGAGCTGGGCCTCCTCCAGAACCTGCAGCACCTGGCTCTGTCCTACAATGCCCTGGAGGCCCTGCCTGATGAGCTCTTCTTCTGCCGGAAGCTGCGGACGTTGCTTCTGGGCTACAACCACCTGAGCCAGCTCTCGTCCCAGGTGGGGGCCCTCAGAGCCCTCAGCCGCCTGGAGCTCAAGGGCAACCGCTTGGAGGCACTACCAGAAGAGCTTGGCAACTGTGTGGGGCTCAAGAAAGTGGGGATCCTCGTAGAAGACACCCTTTACGAGGGCCTGCCGGCAGAGGTGCGGGAGAAACTGGAGGAGGAATGA
- the MAP2K7 gene encoding dual specificity mitogen-activated protein kinase kinase 7 isoform X3 → MAASSLEQKLSRLEAKLKQENREARRRIDLNLDISPQRPRPTLQLPLANDGGSRSPSSENSPQHPTPPARPRHMLGLPSTLFTPRSMESIEIDQKLQEIMKQTGYLTIGGQRYQAEINDLENLGEMGSGTCGQVWKMRFRKTGHVIAVKQMRRSGNKEENKRILMDLDVVLKSHDCPYIVQCFGTFITNTDVFIAMELMGTCAEKLKKRVQGPIPERILGKMTVAIVKALYYLKEKHGVIHRDVKPSNILLDERGQIKLCDFGISGRLVDSKAKTRSAGCAAYMAPERIDPPDPTKPDYDIRADVWSLGISLVELATGQFPYKNCKTDFEVLTKVLQEEPPLLPGHMGFSGDFQSFVKDCLTKDHRKRPKYNKLLEHSFIKRYEMLEVDVASWFKDVMAKTESPRTSGVLSQHHLPFFR, encoded by the exons ATGGCGGCGTCCTCCCTGGAGCAGAAGCTGTCCCGCCTGGAAGCAAAGCTGAAGCAGGAGAACCGCGAGGCCCGGCGGAGGATCGACCTCAACCTGGATATCAGCCCCCAGCGGCCCAGGCCCA ccctgcagctCCCGCTGGCCAATGATGGCGGCAGCCGCTCACCGTCCTCCGAGAACTCGCCACAGcaccccacaccccctgcccGGCCCCGCCACATGCTGGGGCTTCCGTCAACCTTGTTCACCCCCCGCAGCATGGAGAG caTCGAGATTGACCAGAAGCTGCAGGAGATCATGAAGCAGACGGGCTACCTGACCATCGGAGGCCAG CGCTACCAGGCAGAAATCAACGACCTGGAGAACCTGGGGGAGATGGGCAGCGGCACTTGTGGTCAGGTGTGGAAGATGCGCTTCAGGAAGACGGGCCACGTCATCGCTGTCAAG CAAATGCGGCGCTCCGGGAATAAGGAGGAGAACAAGCGGATCCTCATGGACCTGGACGTGGTGCTCAAGAGCCACGACTGCCCCTACATTGTGCAGTGTTTCGGGACTTTCATCACTAAC ACGGACGTCTTCATTGCCATGGAGCTCATGGGCACGTGCGCTGAGAAGCTCAAGAAGCGGGTGCAGGGCCCTATCCCCGAGCGGATCCTGGGCAAGATGACGGTGGCG ATCGTGAAGGCGCTGTACTACCTGAAGGAGAAGCATGGTGTGATCCACCGTGACGTCAAGCCCTCGAACATCCTGCTGGACGAGCGGGGCCAGATCAAGCTCTGTGACTTCGGCATCAGTGGCCGTCTTGTTGATTCTAAGGCTAAGACGCGCAGCGCCGGCTGTGCCGCCTACATGGCA CCTGAGCGCATAGATCCTCCGGACCCCACCAAGCCAGACTATGATATCCGGGCTGACGTGTGGAGCCTGGGCATCTCCTTG GTGGAGCTGGCGACGGGACAGTTTCCCTACAAGAACTGCAAGACAGACTTTGAGGTCCTCACCAAAGTCCTGCAGGAAGAGCCCCCGCTCTTGCCCGGACACATGGGCTTCTCAGGGGACTTCCAGTCCTTCGTCAAAGACTG cCTTACTAAGGATCACAGGAAGAGACCAAAGTATAATAAGCTACTT GAACACAGCTTCATCAAACGCTACGAGATGCTGGAGGTAGACGTGGCTTCCTGGTTCAAGGATGTCATGGCGAAGACTGAGTCACCTAGGACGAGCGGAGTCCTGAGCCAGCACCACCTGCCCTTCTTCAGGTAG
- the CTXN1 gene encoding cortexin-1, whose protein sequence is MSAAWTLSPEPLPPSTGPPVGAGLDAEQRTVFAFVLCLLVVLVLLMVRCVRILLDPYSRMPASSWTDHKEALERGQFDYALV, encoded by the coding sequence ATGAGCGCGGCGTGGACGCTGTCCCCGGAGCCGCTGCCGCCGTCGACGGGGCCGCCGGTGGGCGCGGGCCTGGACGCGGAGCAGCGCACGGTGTTCGCCTTCGTGCTGTGCCTGCtcgtggtgctggtgctgctgatgGTGCGCTGCGTGCGCATCCTGCTCGACCCCTACAGCCGCATGCCCGCCTCGTCCTGGACCGACCACAAGGAGGCGCTCGAGCGCGGGCAGTTCGACTACGCGCTGGTCTGA
- the TIMM44 gene encoding mitochondrial import inner membrane translocase subunit TIM44 encodes MAAAALWGGWCRCPRRCLGSGVQFLSSHNLVPLRHGTYQIRQPGGELPVSRSYSSGNRKGFLSGLLDNIKQELAKNKEMKESIKKFRDEARKLEESDALQEARRKYKTIESETVRTSEVIKKKLGEITGTVKESLDEVSKSDLGRKIKESVEEAAKTAKQSAESVSKGGEKLGKTAAFRALSQGVESVKKELDESVLGQTGPYRRPERLRKRKEFSGEKFKEEKVFEPNEEALGVVLHKDSKWYQQWKDFKDNNVVFNRFFEMKMKYDESDNALIRASRALTDKVTDLLGGLFSKTEMSEVLTEILRVDPAFDKERFLQQCENDIIPNVLEAMISGELDILKDWCYEATYSQLAHPIQQAKALGLQFHSRILDIDNVDLAMGKMMEQGPVLIITFQAQLVMVIKNPKGEVVEGDPDKVLRMLYVWALCRDQDELNPYAAWRLLDISASSTEQVL; translated from the exons atggcggcggcggcgctgtGGGGAGGCTGGTGCCGCTGCCCGCGG AGATGCCTCGGGAGTGGAGTCCAGTTTCTGTCCAGCCACAACCTAGTGCCACTACGCCATGGTACCTATCAGATACGCCAGCCCGGTGGAGAGCTGCCCGTG TCCAGATCCTATTCTTCCGGAAACAGGAAAGGCTTTCTCTCTGGTTTGCTGGATAATATCAAACAAGAATtagccaaaaacaaagaaatgaaagaaagtattaaaaagtTCCGAGATGAGGCCCGGAAGTTGGAAGAGTCGGACGCGCTCCAGGAAGCCAGAAGGAAATAC AAAACGATTGAATCTGAAACGGTGCGGACGAGCGAAGTGATAAAGAAGAAGCTGGGGGAGATCACAGGCACGGTGAAGGAG AGTCTTGACGAAGTCAGTAAAAGTGACCTTGGCCGGAAAATCAAGGAGAGTGTGGAAGAAGCCGCCAAGACTGCCAAGCAGTCCGCCGAGTCGGTGTCCAAGGGTGGGGAGAAGCTGGGCAAGACTGCCGCCTTCAGAGCCCTCTCCCAG GGGGTAGAGTCCGTGAAGAAGGAGCTCGATGAGAGTGTGCTGGGACAGACGGGGCCCTACCGGAGGCCGGAGCGGctaaggaagaggaaggagtttTCGGGAGAGAAGTTCAAGGAAGAGAAGGTGTTTGAGCCCAACGA GGAGGCCCTGGGAGTCGTGCTGCACAAGGACTCCAAGTGGTACCAGCAGTGGAAAGACTTCAAGGACAACAACGTGGTATTTAATC GGTTCTTTGAGATGAAAATGAAGTATGACGAAAGTGACAATGCGCTCATCCGGGCATCCCGGGCGCTGACAGACAAGGTGACAGACCTGCTGG GGGGCCTGTTCTCCAAGACGGAGATGTCAGAGGTGCTCACGGAGATCCTGCGAGTCGACCCGGCCTTTGACAAGGAGCGTTTCCTGCAGCAGTGTGAGAACGACATCATCCCCAACGTCCTGGAG GCCATGATTTCTGGAGAGCTCGACATTCTCAAAGATTGGTGCTATGAAGCT ACCTACAGCCAGCTGGCCCACCCGATCCAGCAGGCCAAGGCGCTGGGCCTGCAGTTCCACTCCCGCATCCTGGATATCGACAATGTCGAT CTGGCCATGGGCAAGATGATGGAGCAGGGGCCTGTGCTGATCATCACCTTCCAGGCCCAGCTGGTGATGGTGATCAAGAACCCCAAAGGCGAGGTGGTCGAGGGCGACCCG GACAAGGTGCTGCGCATGCTGTACGTGTGGGCGCTCTGCCGAGACCAGGACGAGCTCAACCCCTACGCCGCCTGGCGGCTTCTGGACATCTCAGCCTCCAGCACAGAGCAGGTCCTCTGA
- the SNAPC2 gene encoding snRNA-activating protein complex subunit 2 isoform X1 → MKPPQRRRTAPARYLGEVTGPAAWSAREKRQLLRLLQARQGQPEPDAAELARELPGRSETEVRDFLRQLKGRAVREALQRLHPGPRRRETQTPAPIEVWMDLAEKITGPLEEALTVAFSQVLTIAATEPMSLLHSKPPKPTQARGKLLLLDASGGQKEASPETPGPAPKPDGPAPEASSEFLADPSSAEGEVAEGDFSVDFEKIYKYLSSVSRRCHGPELSAAEAAVVLDLLMALPEELQRLPCDALVKHMSDMYVHLTAPQPDPASEGLGPAAEDAGTSSSRQEAAGQAPPQASESTGPAEPRSPWQAAGVCPLNPFLVPLEFLGQAATPAR, encoded by the exons ATGAAGCCTCCGCAGCGGCGGCGAACGGCCCCGGCGCGCTACCTGGGCGAGGTGACAGGCCCCGCGGCCTGGAGCGCCCGCGAGAAGCGGCAGCTGCTACGACTACTGCAGGCGCGGCAGGGCCAGCCGGAGCCGGACGCCGCTGAGCTGGCCCGAGAGCTTCCGGGCCGCAGCGAGACCGAG gTCCGGGACTTCCTGCGGCAGCTTAAGGGCCGCGCGGTCCGGGAGGCCCTCCAGAGGCTGCATCCTGGTCCGAGGCGCCGAGAAACACAGACCCCGGCCCCCATCGAG GTATGGATGGATCTGGCTGAGAAGATAACAGGCCCGCTGGAGGAAGCCCTGACTGTGGCCTTCTCACAG GTACTCACCATCGCAGCCACAGAGCCCATGAGCCTTCTGCACTCCAAGCCTCCCAAGCCCACACAGGCTCGTGGAAAGCTACTGTTGCTCGATGCCTCTGGAGGGCAGAAGGAAGCGAGCCCTGAaactcccggccccgcccctaaGCCCGATGGCCCGGCCCCCGAGGCATCTTCTGAATTCCTGGCTGACCCTTCCTCGGCTGAGGGAGAAGTGGCTGAGGGAGACTTCTCCGTGGACTTTGAGAAGATCTACAAGTACCTGTCATCCGTCTCCCGCAGGTGTCATGGCCCTGAACTCTCTGCCGCTG AGGCTGCTGTGGTCCTAGACCTGCTCATGGCACTTCCCGAGGAGCTGCAGCGCCTGCCCTGCGATGCCCTGGTTAAACACATGTCGGACATGTACGTCCACCTGACAGCTCCCCAGCCTGACCCAGCCAGTGAGGGCCTGGGGCCGGCAGCTGAGGATGCTGGGACAAGCTCCAGCCGGCAGGAGGCCGCAggccaggcccctccccaggcctctgagAGCACTGGGCCTGCTGAACCAAGGTCTCCTTGGCAAGCAGCAGGGGTCTGTCCCCTGAACCCATTCTTGGTGCCCCTGGAATTTCTGGGCCAGGCAGCCACCCCTGCAAGGTGA
- the MAP2K7 gene encoding dual specificity mitogen-activated protein kinase kinase 7 isoform X2: MAASSLEQKLSRLEAKLKQENREARRRIDLNLDISPQRPRPIIVITLSPAPAPSQRAALQLPLANDGGSRSPSSENSPQHPTPPARPRHMLGLPSTLFTPRSMESIEIDQKLQEIMKQTGYLTIGGQRYQAEINDLENLGEMGSGTCGQVWKMRFRKTGHVIAVKQMRRSGNKEENKRILMDLDVVLKSHDCPYIVQCFGTFITNTDVFIAMELMGTCAEKLKKRVQGPIPERILGKMTVAIVKALYYLKEKHGVIHRDVKPSNILLDERGQIKLCDFGISGRLVDSKAKTRSAGCAAYMAPERIDPPDPTKPDYDIRADVWSLGISLVELATGQFPYKNCKTDFEVLTKVLQEEPPLLPGHMGFSGDFQSFVKDCLTKDHRKRPKYNKLLEHSFIKRYEMLEVDVASWFKDVMAKTESPRTSGVLSQHHLPFFR, from the exons ATGGCGGCGTCCTCCCTGGAGCAGAAGCTGTCCCGCCTGGAAGCAAAGCTGAAGCAGGAGAACCGCGAGGCCCGGCGGAGGATCGACCTCAACCTGGATATCAGCCCCCAGCGGCCCAGGCCCA TTATTGTGATCACTCTAAGCCCTGCTCCTGCCCCGTCCCAACGAGCAG ccctgcagctCCCGCTGGCCAATGATGGCGGCAGCCGCTCACCGTCCTCCGAGAACTCGCCACAGcaccccacaccccctgcccGGCCCCGCCACATGCTGGGGCTTCCGTCAACCTTGTTCACCCCCCGCAGCATGGAGAG caTCGAGATTGACCAGAAGCTGCAGGAGATCATGAAGCAGACGGGCTACCTGACCATCGGAGGCCAG CGCTACCAGGCAGAAATCAACGACCTGGAGAACCTGGGGGAGATGGGCAGCGGCACTTGTGGTCAGGTGTGGAAGATGCGCTTCAGGAAGACGGGCCACGTCATCGCTGTCAAG CAAATGCGGCGCTCCGGGAATAAGGAGGAGAACAAGCGGATCCTCATGGACCTGGACGTGGTGCTCAAGAGCCACGACTGCCCCTACATTGTGCAGTGTTTCGGGACTTTCATCACTAAC ACGGACGTCTTCATTGCCATGGAGCTCATGGGCACGTGCGCTGAGAAGCTCAAGAAGCGGGTGCAGGGCCCTATCCCCGAGCGGATCCTGGGCAAGATGACGGTGGCG ATCGTGAAGGCGCTGTACTACCTGAAGGAGAAGCATGGTGTGATCCACCGTGACGTCAAGCCCTCGAACATCCTGCTGGACGAGCGGGGCCAGATCAAGCTCTGTGACTTCGGCATCAGTGGCCGTCTTGTTGATTCTAAGGCTAAGACGCGCAGCGCCGGCTGTGCCGCCTACATGGCA CCTGAGCGCATAGATCCTCCGGACCCCACCAAGCCAGACTATGATATCCGGGCTGACGTGTGGAGCCTGGGCATCTCCTTG GTGGAGCTGGCGACGGGACAGTTTCCCTACAAGAACTGCAAGACAGACTTTGAGGTCCTCACCAAAGTCCTGCAGGAAGAGCCCCCGCTCTTGCCCGGACACATGGGCTTCTCAGGGGACTTCCAGTCCTTCGTCAAAGACTG cCTTACTAAGGATCACAGGAAGAGACCAAAGTATAATAAGCTACTT GAACACAGCTTCATCAAACGCTACGAGATGCTGGAGGTAGACGTGGCTTCCTGGTTCAAGGATGTCATGGCGAAGACTGAGTCACCTAGGACGAGCGGAGTCCTGAGCCAGCACCACCTGCCCTTCTTCAGGTAG
- the SNAPC2 gene encoding snRNA-activating protein complex subunit 2 isoform X2 translates to MEQRPRTWREGQQEPAGVRDFLRQLKGRAVREALQRLHPGPRRRETQTPAPIEVWMDLAEKITGPLEEALTVAFSQVLTIAATEPMSLLHSKPPKPTQARGKLLLLDASGGQKEASPETPGPAPKPDGPAPEASSEFLADPSSAEGEVAEGDFSVDFEKIYKYLSSVSRRCHGPELSAAEAAVVLDLLMALPEELQRLPCDALVKHMSDMYVHLTAPQPDPASEGLGPAAEDAGTSSSRQEAAGQAPPQASESTGPAEPRSPWQAAGVCPLNPFLVPLEFLGQAATPAR, encoded by the exons ATGGAGCAGAGGCCCAGGACATGGCGGGAAGGGCAGCAGGAGCCCGCGGGA gTCCGGGACTTCCTGCGGCAGCTTAAGGGCCGCGCGGTCCGGGAGGCCCTCCAGAGGCTGCATCCTGGTCCGAGGCGCCGAGAAACACAGACCCCGGCCCCCATCGAG GTATGGATGGATCTGGCTGAGAAGATAACAGGCCCGCTGGAGGAAGCCCTGACTGTGGCCTTCTCACAG GTACTCACCATCGCAGCCACAGAGCCCATGAGCCTTCTGCACTCCAAGCCTCCCAAGCCCACACAGGCTCGTGGAAAGCTACTGTTGCTCGATGCCTCTGGAGGGCAGAAGGAAGCGAGCCCTGAaactcccggccccgcccctaaGCCCGATGGCCCGGCCCCCGAGGCATCTTCTGAATTCCTGGCTGACCCTTCCTCGGCTGAGGGAGAAGTGGCTGAGGGAGACTTCTCCGTGGACTTTGAGAAGATCTACAAGTACCTGTCATCCGTCTCCCGCAGGTGTCATGGCCCTGAACTCTCTGCCGCTG AGGCTGCTGTGGTCCTAGACCTGCTCATGGCACTTCCCGAGGAGCTGCAGCGCCTGCCCTGCGATGCCCTGGTTAAACACATGTCGGACATGTACGTCCACCTGACAGCTCCCCAGCCTGACCCAGCCAGTGAGGGCCTGGGGCCGGCAGCTGAGGATGCTGGGACAAGCTCCAGCCGGCAGGAGGCCGCAggccaggcccctccccaggcctctgagAGCACTGGGCCTGCTGAACCAAGGTCTCCTTGGCAAGCAGCAGGGGTCTGTCCCCTGAACCCATTCTTGGTGCCCCTGGAATTTCTGGGCCAGGCAGCCACCCCTGCAAGGTGA
- the MAP2K7 gene encoding dual specificity mitogen-activated protein kinase kinase 7 isoform X1, protein MAASSLEQKLSRLEAKLKQENREARRRIDLNLDISPQRPRPTLQLPLANDGGSRSPSSENSPQHPTPPARPRHMLGLPSTLFTPRSMESIEIDQKLQEIMKQTGYLTIGGQVPPRWGSVLGWGRGAEAGTSSSSGCPCQRYQAEINDLENLGEMGSGTCGQVWKMRFRKTGHVIAVKQMRRSGNKEENKRILMDLDVVLKSHDCPYIVQCFGTFITNTDVFIAMELMGTCAEKLKKRVQGPIPERILGKMTVAIVKALYYLKEKHGVIHRDVKPSNILLDERGQIKLCDFGISGRLVDSKAKTRSAGCAAYMAPERIDPPDPTKPDYDIRADVWSLGISLVELATGQFPYKNCKTDFEVLTKVLQEEPPLLPGHMGFSGDFQSFVKDCLTKDHRKRPKYNKLLEHSFIKRYEMLEVDVASWFKDVMAKTESPRTSGVLSQHHLPFFR, encoded by the exons ATGGCGGCGTCCTCCCTGGAGCAGAAGCTGTCCCGCCTGGAAGCAAAGCTGAAGCAGGAGAACCGCGAGGCCCGGCGGAGGATCGACCTCAACCTGGATATCAGCCCCCAGCGGCCCAGGCCCA ccctgcagctCCCGCTGGCCAATGATGGCGGCAGCCGCTCACCGTCCTCCGAGAACTCGCCACAGcaccccacaccccctgcccGGCCCCGCCACATGCTGGGGCTTCCGTCAACCTTGTTCACCCCCCGCAGCATGGAGAG caTCGAGATTGACCAGAAGCTGCAGGAGATCATGAAGCAGACGGGCTACCTGACCATCGGAGGCCAGGTACCACCCAGGTGGGGCTCGGTCTTGGGGTGGGGGCGCGGTGCAGAGGCTGGCACATCCTCCAGCTCTGGCTGTCCTTGCCAGCGCTACCAGGCAGAAATCAACGACCTGGAGAACCTGGGGGAGATGGGCAGCGGCACTTGTGGTCAGGTGTGGAAGATGCGCTTCAGGAAGACGGGCCACGTCATCGCTGTCAAG CAAATGCGGCGCTCCGGGAATAAGGAGGAGAACAAGCGGATCCTCATGGACCTGGACGTGGTGCTCAAGAGCCACGACTGCCCCTACATTGTGCAGTGTTTCGGGACTTTCATCACTAAC ACGGACGTCTTCATTGCCATGGAGCTCATGGGCACGTGCGCTGAGAAGCTCAAGAAGCGGGTGCAGGGCCCTATCCCCGAGCGGATCCTGGGCAAGATGACGGTGGCG ATCGTGAAGGCGCTGTACTACCTGAAGGAGAAGCATGGTGTGATCCACCGTGACGTCAAGCCCTCGAACATCCTGCTGGACGAGCGGGGCCAGATCAAGCTCTGTGACTTCGGCATCAGTGGCCGTCTTGTTGATTCTAAGGCTAAGACGCGCAGCGCCGGCTGTGCCGCCTACATGGCA CCTGAGCGCATAGATCCTCCGGACCCCACCAAGCCAGACTATGATATCCGGGCTGACGTGTGGAGCCTGGGCATCTCCTTG GTGGAGCTGGCGACGGGACAGTTTCCCTACAAGAACTGCAAGACAGACTTTGAGGTCCTCACCAAAGTCCTGCAGGAAGAGCCCCCGCTCTTGCCCGGACACATGGGCTTCTCAGGGGACTTCCAGTCCTTCGTCAAAGACTG cCTTACTAAGGATCACAGGAAGAGACCAAAGTATAATAAGCTACTT GAACACAGCTTCATCAAACGCTACGAGATGCTGGAGGTAGACGTGGCTTCCTGGTTCAAGGATGTCATGGCGAAGACTGAGTCACCTAGGACGAGCGGAGTCCTGAGCCAGCACCACCTGCCCTTCTTCAGGTAG
- the TGFBR3L gene encoding transforming growth factor-beta receptor type 3-like protein, producing the protein MLGATLLLLALLPRIASVPSGSPAPPFPAAPGPWLRRPLFSLELSDAEDAFPRRAGPLEVPADSRVFVQAALARPSPRWGLVLHRCSVTPSSRPAPGPALPLLRGGCPADSSVVLPPPPPPPPRPGAARPVRFSFRLRPVFNASVQFLHCQLSRCRRLRGARRTPAPLTLPPPPPSPQCQPRDEACAGGGSGGGGGSGESLGAAGPHLHTLTQPIVVTVPRPPPRPPKGVPGRAVRPEPPAQAPAALEPAPVVALVLAAFVLGAALAAGLGLVCARSAPPAPGPAPRDSPSGPQPRRPQ; encoded by the exons ATGCTGGGTGCCACGCTCCTGCTGCTGGCCCTGCTCCCCAGGATCGCCTCCGTGCCCAGCGGGTCGCCTG CGCCTCCGTTCCCGGCGGCGCCCGGGCCCTGGCTGCGCCGACCCCTCTTCAGCCTGGAGCTGTCGGACGCGGAGGACGCCTTCCCGCGCCGCGCGGGGCCGCTCGAGGTCCCGGCCGACAGCCGCGTGTTCGTGCAG gcgGCCCTGGCCCGTCCCTCCCCGCGCTGGGGCCTGGTCCTGCACCGCTGCTCCGTGACGCCGTCCTcccgcccggccccggggcccgcCCTGCCGCTGCTGCGCGGGGGCTGCCCCGCCGACTCCTCGGTCgtcctcccgccgccgccgccgccgccgccgcgcccgggcGCCGCCCGCCCCGTGCGCTTCAGCTTCCGCCTGCGCCCGGTCTTCAACGCCTCGGTGCAGTTCCTGCACTGCCAGCTGAGCCGCTGCCGCCGCCTCCGGGGAGCCCGCCGGACGCCCGCGCCTCTGACGCTGCCGCCGCC ccccccctccccgcagtgTCAGCCTCGGGACGAGGCGTGCgcgggcggcggcagcggcggcggcggcggcagcggcgagAGCCTGGGAGCCGCCGGCCCCCACCTGCACACGCTGACGCAGCCGATCGTGGTCACCGTGCCGCGGCCGCCCCCCC GGCCACCCAAGGGCGTCCCCGGCCGAGCCGTGCGCCCCGAGCCTCCCGCCCAGGCCCCGGCGGCCCTGGAGCCCGCGCCCGTGGTGGCGCTGGTGTTGGCCGCCTTCGTGCTGGGCGCTGCGCTGGCCGCCGGGCTCGGCCTCGTCTGCGCGCGTTCAG cgcccccagcccccggcccggccccgagGGACTCGCCCAGCGGCCCCCAGCCCAGGAGGCCCCAGTGA